The genomic segment CGGCTAGTATAGTTAACAAGTCTTTTGGTTCTTTTGGTGGAGGCTGCCTGATCCTTTTTGTGTCAGATGAGTCACTTTGTTTGGTGGATCGTCTCCATGGAGGTGACGGAATAATTGATATTTGGTTGATGAAAGAGTATGGTGAAGCAGAATCATGGATGAAACAGTTCAGGATCAAGTTAAGCCACATTACATACCccgttgatgttgttgatgtttttttcTCTCCGCTTAGTTTCTTGGAGAGGCCAATTGCGTCAAGGAAAAATGGTGAAAGTTTGTGGAGAGCGGACGAAGGACTCTTAGTTTCATATGATCCTGCAACTGAAAAAATTAAGAATCTTGGCATTCATAATGCTCATACATTTTTTTCCTATGCATTTCATGTACATACTTACAAAGTGAGCCTTATGTTACTTGGTAAGCGGACAGATTATTTTGCTGGTGACACTTGCAAAGATTCATCCAATTTATGCATGAGGGAGGCTAAAGGTGGGAGAGAGAAGTTCTTAAAGGCAGACGCTAAAAGAGGACTGCAGATTGTACATGTTAAAAATGAAAGCAACGAAGCTGCGCATGATAAAACGGAAGAACAGGCAAGTTCAAAGACCTTCCTAGTCTACTTAAAGTCCGTAGCTTAGCCACAGGTTTTTGCTACATGCACAGTAAATATAATAGCTGAGTCTATTTTTTGAGTTGGCATATTCTATACGAGACAAACACTAAGCTAGAAAAGATTCTTTTGCTCATATTATTGTTCAACTATTTAGTCCAATAAATTTTTGGATAAATCTCACTACGGTTTAGGTGCTAATCTTCTTAAACATATCATAGATAGTTCTTGTTTTAAAATCTTATCAACTTCTTGCAACATGACATTATTTTGCAGGTTTCAGGTTGACACTGGGACCTCTATTGGAAGGTCAAAATTTCTTGAAGGTGTGGGGATTACATGgaaattttctatactcttggGTATTCAAATTCTTTGATTAGAGACCGTAAATCTAATGTCTTGACTACTACTAGGTAGATGTTTTTGTGCTCATCATCATTTCAAACATTGTATTGTTTTTGCAACTATCTGGTGATTACTCTCGCCAAATTTCTATGTTGTAGGAGGCTTAGTAGTAATGACACCAAAGAccacttctaaatgcttgtaTTCTTGATCTGCAATTGAGATTCCCCTTGCCCATGATTTTGTcatagttggttaaagtgtttAGAGATTTATGTTTTATGCTACTGAAACACATATGTCTTGTCGTATCTCTCTTGTTTCTTCCTTGAAATATTCcagtaattttttctttttgacaaGTATGGCAATTGATTGACGAGAAGCTGCAGCAAGAGGGTGCAAACATGAACAAGCAAAAACTCTGTCCCGTTATAGATATAGGAAACTGAAGGATTCTAACAAATTGTCCAAGGCATGTATAGTTGACATTTCCCGGAAAAGCCAAAGAACCAGCACTTTAGTTTCAGCTTGTGTGTAGGCTTCTCATTTCCTTCAAAGCACCTTTTATTCCATTCCAGCTAGATTACccaaagaaaaagggcaataTAGGGTGATAGATGACATGCTTCTGCTATTTCTAGTCAGCTTCCTTCCAGGCCAACACCAAAGTAATCCTTTACTGACTTCTGCTTTATTCTCAGGCAACCCACCTCTTGCTAATATTGAAGCCCTTGTTTTGCAAGCTACACTAAGTTAAGCAAGCACCATGGGCAGCAATCCAAGTAAAACCCATTCATCTTTAGATGAAGAAGTAAAACCGACCATTCATCTTAGGAGTGGCTTTTCTCGTCCAATTAGATTTTCAAGGCCAGGGAAGTGACAGTCCACCAACAAAGAAGGTTGTAGCATAGGCTGATTCAACTCAGAATTATCCATTCCTCTTGTGCTTCCACCTAATAGAGTTAGGCATCTAATGCATGATCCGTGCCCCTTCCAGCCTGTTTAACAGTTGTGACACCATTTCTGCCTTGATGCGACTTTTTCATCAGTTTTTATGGCAAAGTTGATAAGGTCAGGAAATTCCTCTTAAATGTGAGTCTCCTTCCATTCATCATGCCAAAAACCTTAGTTTCCCCCTCACCAACATAgaacgaattatggtttatGAAGATCTCCCACTGCTTCCCTATGCTGTTCGGCCCACTCACGCTATATTATGATATTACATGTTTTTTGGTTGGTTTTAGCATACAGTAccctgattaaaaaaaaaaaaaaaggatttagcATGCAGTATTTGTTCCGACCTTTTTTCTCATAGTTCCTCACTGATCAGCTACTTCTTGAATAATATATACTTGTAACATATACCCAATCTTTTATGTCCATCATCTTCTTTGGCAGTATGACTTTGTTCCAACTGTCTTAAGGGAAAAGAATGCTTTCTTGTGTCTCATACCATGGAATATCTGTTCTAGTCTTGATGAAAAAGCAAATCTCTTCTAAATATGTCTTGTCTTCTCTTCCCCTTCATTGGTAGGGGAATTAGCTAATGAAGTAAGTAGGTCAGCTATCCATTACACTAAGTAATGCTTCTCCAACAAATATATACCGCCTCTTCCAACTTGCTAGccttttttcatatttgtcaATTTCTCTTTGCCGTATGAGGCCGTCCTTATGCTCAACTCAGGTAATGCTTCAACCACTACAAGATTGAGGCTTAGATAAACCAATCACACCTCAGTAACCACAGGAAAATTGGGTGTATCATCAGAATAAAGCATATGAGAAATCTGTACGTCCTGTCTAGGCCCATTGTGAGGCTTTATATCCCGTTAATTTACATTACTAAGGATCTAACTGTAACCTTCCTTAACTGGTAGAAAGAGGAAAAGGGATAGAGGATCTCCCTCTCTAAAACCCTTTTTAATTGCGCAAAGTCTTCGGTGTCACCATCAATTTTTCTACTTGGTTGTATCTTCTGTGCATTGACCATTCTGTAGAAGAATCTAATAGTTCTGTTATCCTAATGTATCTCCGGGAAGTTCCTTCTGCTTTGGCAATACCGTGTAGTTCATGTTCCAAAGTCCACTTTTCAATAGTCTGATAATCATCTGCTCATCCGTCAATGCTTTCATTCTTTACATTATCTGATCCTTATGGAATGGAGTTATAGAAAAGATGGAGAAAAGGCTAGGGAACTGGAAAATGCAGTACTTATCCATGGGAGGAAGATTAACACTCATTAATAGCGTTTTAGACAGCATCCCTACATATATGATGTCCCTTATACCAATGCCTTCTGAGGTGTTGAGTAAACTGGATAAACTGAGGAGAAACTTTCTTTGGGAAGGGAACAGTGAGGAgcataaatttcatttagttaAATGGGAAAAAGTGATACTGCCTAAGGATCAAGGAGGATTGGGCATAAGAGATTTAAGCAAACACAGCAAGAGTCTACTTTTGAAATGGTGGTGGAGATTCAACCAAGGAACATCAACTTTATGGAAAGAGGTGGTCAGTGCCAAATATGGGAGACAAGATAATTGGTGCACCAAGAAAACAGAGCTCCCACATGGAGTGGGGCCTTGGAAACACATTAACAATTTGAAGGATGAATTCTTCCTAGATGTGTCTTTCAGGATTGGGAATGGTAACAAGGTTAAATTCTGGAAAGACAGGTGGTTGCTCAATCTTCCATTGAAAGAGTCTCATCCTAGGCTTTTCTTAATAGCTACTGATCCGGATGCAACAGTCGCAAACAATAGAGAAGGCAACATTTGGGACTTAAACTTCAGAAGGAATTTGCAAGATTGGGAGTTAGGTGCTCACTAATTTGTACAGTCTGCTAGAAGGTTGCTCAGTAAATCCTCACATCCCAGACAGTCTCAAATGGAATGGTTCAAGCAAAGGATCCTACACAGTCAAGGAAGGCTACAGCAGACTTAACATGACAAATGCTTTAACTGACCATTGGCCTTGGAAACTGGTCTGGAAGACTAATCTCCCTCCAAAAGTCAAATGTTTCATTTGGACAACTCTTCTAAATGACTCTCACTCAAGATAATCTCAAGAAGAGGGGTATTCAGATAGCTAGTAGTCATGTGCCACCTTACAGATGAGACAGTGAATCACTTGTTCTTACATTGCCCGGCAAACTACTACCTACGCAATGAGCCTATGGAAAGTGGATAGATCCATCGAGAAAATAACAGCCTgtatattttggtgtatttggaTGATTTATTTTTGTCCCATATCTTTTTAGCTGCAATCTTTCCCCTGTAAATGATGCAATTTCCCTTTTTTAGATTTCATTGGTCTCAATGGCTTAACAGCcttgattttttatgttttaactCCCAGATCTTTTCACTTTATCCAATTTGCTTACTTCATCTCACTCTGCATTAAGACAGAATATAATCTGGTCTTCCATTGGGCAATCCAGCTACATccacaaatttaaaataatcGCCTCTTCCCATTGTAGGCCTGAAATAGGTTGTTAAAAGGTTCCCTATCCCCGGAAATCTGGTTTGGACTGCAACAGCAAATGACTACAAGTTGGCTTAGGTTGTGCTCATACAGTAAGGCGGCAAACTACTACCTACGCAATGAATAACAGCtatatatgatttatttttgtcaTAAGTGCCATGGTCTCATCTTTTGTTTTCACTTTATCCAATTTGCACCTCAGCAAAGACTATTCCTGGgcaaagtttttttaaaaaaaaaaaaattaaagaaaaacgAAACTATAcacaaataattaaattacttCGTAATTCtgtattaaagaaaaaatgataTGATACACAAATTACAAAACAGTTCATTTTAGTTTTGATAAGTGGATTGTGAATTTGAACGGTTCAACCACCATTTAAGCCTAGACAGAACTGAAAATAGTTTGTTTTCTGCGCCACAGAGAAAACACATTCACCAATCATCCACAGGTATCTGGATCTTCATTTTGTCGTTGATTTTCTTTATGGATCTTAGTTTTGTCGTAGATTTTCTTTATGGTTATTAGAGAAGCCTAAAAATGATTTCTCTAAAAGAAATTCACCTATTAGGATTAGCTGTTCATTATACTTTCGACATTTATGAAATACTTCCTCCCATGAGAAGTTTACCCCATagatcaggttatcatcaaggaGAAACAAAACTGATCAACAAACGGTGAATCTGACGCTATGCATTCATTCCCAAAAGAGGAACATTTACATTGTTTTCATCCGAACTCTAAGTGAAGGAAAGGGTTAATCCAGAGTGACATCTGACCTCCAACATATCAGACATTCAACTTTTTTCAATCCAAGATGTACAGGCAACAGCCACTTTTAGGCAGGATTTTGACACGGAAACCACCAGCCAATGTCGATGAACGACTCCTGTGCTTTCTTCACCTTTAACGCTGCAAAAGCAGCAGCAGCAGGAAGCATAATCTTCACACACCAGTTCTTAAAGTATGTACGCAGCAGCCACAGCATTGCTTTCAAAACCCTTTAGTTCATTGCTGGTCTTCTAGATCCCCACAAATTGTGCACAAAAGTAGTCTTTGGCTCTCTAACATAAGTAATTGCATATCCGGTTGAGAATATGCACATCGTTCCGAAAGCTAGCAAGAAAACACTCACCAACAGTTTTAAATGCAGAGCAGCAGCCTAGCTCAATACTTGCCCCTCCTTTTTCCAGGCTTAGGACCAGCTGATCTGAGGCCAACACTGCACCAGTACCCAACATTTATGATTACTGagtgatgaaaataaaataaaactccACCAATAATCTTAGGGCAAACATAGAAGACCTTGACTACTTAAATTACCAAGAAAAACTCAGAAATTGGAGGGGAGGAAGAAACTAATGACTACCTCCTCAGTCCTCACTATAGACACTTGCCCTCCTCCTTTTTCCGGGCTTGGGACCGGCTGACTTGACAGGCGGAGTTACAAGGGTCACACTCAAAATATTGCACCAGTATGCCATAACTATGAACATCGAGcaacaaaagaaaacaaaatgcaGCTCGCCAATAATCCTCAGACAAACATAGAAGACCATGGAATTACCAAGAAACTCTTGAATCAAGGGGATTACTTCCTCCTAACAGAATCTAGGACATATTCACACTCGACCACTAGTAACTTGTTGACTAAGCAAAGGAACCATATAGCCCAGGAAGTTATCTGCCCTGACCAATTCTTCCTGCTTTAGCATAGACAATAAACACATATAGAACAGGAGAGCAAGACACACATTCCTCAAGCCTGTGCGGCATGACTTGTTGAACGCAGGTGCAGCAACCAATGAGCTGAAACAATGTCCCTCATGCTCCTGTGCGGTCGTACAGAGCAGCCATAACATTATTAAATTAGGCTTACACCGTCCCCCTAAAAGGAGGCATCCTCGATAGAGATAAGTAACATAAGCATGAGACAGAGCAACAGAGAACAGTGCTAGTTAAGAACCTTCATGTTACAAGCAGTCTCAAGGGAGCTTCAACTTGCAGGGGAAAATATCATATATCTTCAGCCAAAGATACCAATATGAGTAGACATACTAATTTTTCCCAGACACAGAcaccaaaaatataaattaatccAACTTGTTCTATTATCGCTAAGAATATCACAGTAAAATTTGCAGCAACTAAATGTTAATCCGGATACCCATAGTCGCACCTACTAAGCAATCCAGTGAAAAACAGGCAAAATAAGTGGTGTCAATAAAGACGTTGATGTGAGCAATAAAACGCTATTGGTACATGAAAAAGGTAAGACAGGGAATCAAGATAGCAAATATGTCCTAGCCATCCATGACAAAACCtcaaaaaagaaccaaaaaaatgATCAAGCCATGCCAATCTGACACTATGTAATCATCAGATAGCACAAGCAGAAAAACACAGCAGGATCTGCCAACCCAGAAAACTCAAAAAGCTCCCAGAATCTGATcaactattttcattttcatcccCCACGCGGAactataattctctacattgAATAATCAAAAATGTTAGCAAATATCTAATCTACATCCCATAATGCATAGAAAAAATCAACTTGAAACCCCATAAAAGGCCAAATAGATGAGCTATGAGCAGAAAGGCAGAGAAGAACTCTCAGACATAAAAGCATTTCCAGCATGTTTGAACAAGCTAACATGACGAGACTCCCTAGCCACTTAATCACCATAAATGCAGCATCAGCAAGAGCCAAATGCTAAAACTGCCTTCATTTCCTATGAACATATAACTGAAGAATCCTACCAAAATGCTAATtcactaaaaatatatcatcaCCAATGCATTACTATAATGCCAAAACCCATTGGAACAAATTACCATAGAAGGATAGAGATATCCAAACCACCACAGCTAGATTGCTGCGTAGAAACTATAATTCCCTGATGCAAACTGAATTCACAACTTGTCAGAAAGGCTGAATCTACATCCCCAAATTACCATAAAGAACAGAGATATTAAAACCACCACAGCAACCAAAAGATTCCTGCTTAGGAACTATATTCTCTGATGCAAACTGAATTCACAACTTGTCAGGGAACCAACCACCAGAAAACAAGAAAGATCAGATCAAAAAGTTATGAaattgtgtgtttgtatgacgGAAGCCTTTCCCcatgaaaaataagtaaacgtttggacataaaaaatttaaaaataagttgACACTTCAAAATTGTGTTGTGTTCGGACAtgcatttaacttgaaaaaacGGTTGAAATTTTGGtagtggaaaaaaataattcaattgaAAAATTGGTTAAAACCACATATGTGCATATCAATACTTCTAACAACTAGAAATGTTGGACCTTTTTCAATTGGATTTCCCTGCCGCGGATATGTCAACCTTGATGAGCGACCTACTATCTGTAGCAAAATAGAATGGAAAAGGAAGATTTGAGTATAacaaaggagaaagaagaagttTCTCACATCCTTATAATGATCTactgcataataatacatcataaCCTAAACCAAAAAGCACTGAACAAACTCCCCCTTGAGAAGAGCAAAGGCTTGTCCCCTCCTTAGTAGCCGAAATACACTTACTGCCAGGAGCAAACACAATAAAGATAAGGCAGACACTATTGCCTGCAATTTGCGAGGACATAGCAAATGAAAACATGCAGCAACTGCAGAAAACAGCTTCAAATCCTTTTGTGTAATGCAGCTTCCAACCATCCATGCAAGAATGCACTTAGAAAGATATATATGCACCAGATTTGATGGAAATAGACAGAGATTCTCAACTAATGAACCTTAGACCCAACAACTGTTGCACAATGGTACTGATCATACCTACAGCCAGGTTAACCGACCCTGCTCATTATGGAGAAGCCAAAACTAACTGCTCAAAACAGAACGCCCCACCAATAAACACACTTCCATAACAGTTCGCACACTTCATAAATTGAACTAGTTGATAGGTGAAGATGAGACGGAGTTCCAACCTAGTTGATTTCTCGGATATAATAACATTAAAAATCTCAAGACCCTAGTATACCACGTGATCTCTGCTAGAATATGCTCATTAGCTCTCATCCAACATTGGGCCAACAAGCTATAACATGACCAGAAATGAACACAAGGTCCACAGAAGCAGTTCTCAGACTCATTAATCAGATGAGCACACAACATAAATAAACAAAGATCCAATCCTAATTCCACAGCCAAAATGTCTAGAAAACTgacaaacaagagaaaaaggcAAAGTAGCACCACCCCACGAATCAGAGTAGCTCAGTCGAACATTATTACTGCTGCACGGTCCAGGCAACTATACAATCAGGAACAAAGAAATTTATCGTCATTTTGAAACAATAACAGCCCGAGCTTCCATGTAAAAAGGAACAAGGAAGCCATCTTAAGATATAAGCTCCTGAGACTGCAAGCACTTAAAGCAAGGCTCAGTTAATCCAAAGTCCGAACAAGCCCTGTCCTACATATGATATAATCGCACATAATGAGACCACAGAGAGCATCACGATCACCCTTACTCTAGAACAATAATATGTCTGCGCAGACCAGAACAACTCTCTACTTTGGATCAAAGAGCAGAAGCATCAAAACAAATATAACAGCAGCTCATAAAAGTCAATTCTACGGCCTGTCCTACATATGAAATAATCGCACATAATGAGACCACAGAGAGCATCACGATCACCCTTACTCTAGAACAATAATATGTCTGCGCAGACCAGAACAACTCTCTACTTTGGATCAAAGAGCAGAAGCATCAAAACAAATATAACAGCAGC from the Lycium ferocissimum isolate CSIRO_LF1 chromosome 11, AGI_CSIRO_Lferr_CH_V1, whole genome shotgun sequence genome contains:
- the LOC132038336 gene encoding F-box/kelch-repeat protein At3g06240-like; this translates as MPGVYVNGACHWVASGRQNMIVLFDVHKEKFSAIMAPASIVNKSFGSFGGGCLILFVSDESLCLVDRLHGGDGIIDIWLMKEYGEAESWMKQFRIKLSHITYPVDVVDVFFSPLSFLERPIASRKNGESLWRADEGLLVSYDPATEKIKNLGIHNAHTFFSYAFHVHTYKVSLMLLGKRTDYFAGDTCKDSSNLCMREAKGGREKFLKADAKRGLQIVHVKNESNEAAHDKTEEQVDTGTSIGRSKFLEGVGITWKFSILLGNPPLANIEALVLQATLS